Proteins from a single region of Puntigrus tetrazona isolate hp1 chromosome 2, ASM1883169v1, whole genome shotgun sequence:
- the LOC122361922 gene encoding voltage-dependent calcium channel beta subunit-associated regulatory protein isoform X4: MESLEVSVCVCVCVCVRVCRTCRWRLVLRRTTFFFWCCCVCSPGGRWFFCPFCWSSVTAAAEERGVTPDVTIRLESGESLSTSSCHGDTDTDHFLSASVTGRRVSFNEAAIYEQSAKDQEKGRRYTLTEGDFHHLKKARLTQLHMQPPALKILTIMECESPENGAPLDEQPDTHPALSIFQAVEGPVPDAAGLWSAQSPVSALPGNTLSSTHTSAKPARSHTIEVMNRSLPMDRDSTSCPAQGTMFHFLSKLRRHASLEGAGPFFSVKKWRLDTIQRAASLDTRIFPRTLIGSPRRRAFQRQRAASETLDQGEETLQCGVGDFLLQKPTAQPQKEPPRRLSAGSLDTAAGAPPALSRLEVEAVMELRVNTDEVTATTPTIPSTHGPLEVEDGEENGQKMMAEASGGGGEEYGPVIRQESLEQPSLYRDIWSLRASLEQYASSDLSSNDRDSTRSDPDSVCSAGASRAGVPSYQSQDIDDEIDGDSELPYDDAVREAEQRRNGRDSVDSERGSDGETNNRKLLQMDSGYASIEAPCKAPEEFRLFGSGSGKTASERRRFFTNSGRKGTVCESFEARLFKEELEDEASESSVSLEAATQPVTKPRPRFRRRDYSIDEKTEALFNEFLRHDPQFDQQGSPSLRHRHRSRIHLRKQWQRSKQYSDPGAARYSPSLERQRCYPLRRGDSANYPLDTRYHSTLPRIASAADEEASEGAASTESPEPEKSGPEVDSADPPSETRSSGPDLEENANNSSNNMNRHFFSSQTQDNSAKDCGILEDLGSNAHPADSHKHLQMDRGVSISHLHSHTNALTPDPTDSDQDSDYLRHTLTDIGPSDKLSSTLDDRLYSNLRTQRGSQECVVTVSRTSPDLEE, translated from the exons ATGGAGTCACTGGaggtctctgtgtgtgtgtgtgtgtgtgtgtgtgtgcgtgtgtgcaggACGTGCCGCTGGCGTCTGGTTCTCAGGAGAACTACGTTCTTCTTCTggtgctgctgtgtgtgttcgCCGGGGGGACGCTGGTTCTTCTGTCCATTCTGCTGGTCTTCTGTCACCGCTGCTGCCGAGGAGAGAGGCGTTACTCCAG ACGTCACCATCAGACTGGAGAGCGGCGAATCACTGTCCACTTCCAGTTGCCATGGAGACACAGACACGGATCACTTCCTGTCCGCGTCGGTCACAGGAAGACGCGTGTCGTTCAACGAGGCCGCCATCTACGAGCAGAGCGCCAAAGACCAGGAGAAAGGTCGAAG GTACACGCTGACGGAGGGAGACTTCCATCACCTGAAGAAAGCTCGTCTGACGCAGCTTCACATGCAGCCTCCGGCGCTGAAGATCCTGACCATCATGGAGTGTGAGTCTCCGGAGAACGGCGCGCCGCTGGACGAGCAGCCCGACACACACCCGGCTCTGTCCATCTTCCAG gcggTGGAGGGCCCCGTGCCGGACGCCGCTGGACTGTGGAGCGCTCAAAGCCCCGTCTCTGCTCTGCCCGGAAACACACTGAGCTCCACACACACCAGCGCTAAACCGGCCCGCTCACACACC ATCGAGGTGATGAACAGAAGCCTGCCGATGGACAGAGATTCCACTTCCTGTCCAGCTCAGGGCACCATGTTCCACTTCCTGTCCAAACTCCGACGCCATGCCAGCCTGGAGGGAGCGGGTCCGTTCTTCAGCGTCAAGAAATGGAGGCTGGACACCATCCAGAGAGCGGCCAGCCTGGACACCAGAA TTTTTCCTCGTACTCTTATAGGTTCTCCACGGAGACGTGCATTTCAGAGGCAGCGGGCGGCCAGCGAGACTCTGGATCAGGGAGAAGAAACCTTGCAGTGTGGAGTCGGTGACTTCTTGTTGCAAAAACCAACCGCGCAGCCTCAGAAGGAGCCACCAAGACGCCTATCGGCCGGTTCTTTGGACACCGCTGCAGGAGCTCCTCCTGCCCTCAGCAG GTTAGAGGTAGAAGCTGTAATGGAGCTAAGGGTCAACACAGATGAGGTGACAGCCACAACTCCAACAATCCCCTCAACCCATGGACCTCTGGAAGTGGAGGATGGTGAAGAGAATGGGCAGAAGATGATGGCAGAAGCGTCGGGAGGCGGTGGTGAAGAGTATGGACCAGTGATCCGTCAGGAGAGTCTAGAGCAGCCCAGCTTGTACCGTGACATCTGGAGCTTGAGAGCGTCGCTGGAGCAGTACGCCTCTTCCGACCTGAGCAGCAACGATAGGGACTCTACTCGCAGCGATCCCGACAGCGTTTGCTCAGCAGGAGCATCGAGAGCAGGTGTCCCTAGCTACCAGTCCCAAGACATCGATGATGAGATAGACGGAGACAGCGAGCTTCCATATGATGATGCGGTCAGGGAAGCCGAGCAGAGGAGAAATGGACGGGACAGTGTGGACTCGGAGAGAGGCAGCGACGGAGAGACAAACAACCGGAAGCTTCTACAGATGGACAGCGGATACGCCTCAATCGAGGCTCCTTGCAAGGCTCCGGAGGAGTTCAGATTGTTTGGAAGCGGCTCTGGAAAGACGGCATCAGAACGTCGCCGCTTCTTTACAAATTCTGGCCGCAAAGGCACGGTTTGTGAGAGTTTTGAGGCACGGTTGTTTAAGGAAGAGCTGGAAGACGAGGCATCGGAGAGCAGCGTGAGTTTGGAGGCAGCGACTCAACCTGTGACCAAACCCAGGCCGCGCTTCCGCCGCAGAGACTACAGCATCGATGAGAAGACTGAGGCGCTGTTTAACGAATTCCTACGCCATGACCCCCAGTTTGACCAGCAGGGCTCGCCCTCATTGCGTCACCGGCATCGCTCCAGAATCCATCTCAGAAAGCAGTGGCAACGGAGCAAGCAGTACAGTGACCCAGGAGCTGCCCGATACTCGCCATCTTTAGAGAGACAGCGTTGCTATCCACTCCGACGAGGCGACAGTGCCAACTACCCGTTAGACACACGCTATCACAGCACCTTGCCTCGCATCGCTAGCGCTGCGGACGAAGAAGCCAGTGAAGGAGCAGCGAGTACGGAATCGCCCGAGCCAGAAAAATCCGGACCAGAGGTGGATAGTGCTGATCCACCCTCAGAAACAAGAAGTTCTGGTCCAGACCTGGAGGAAAATGCtaacaacagcagcaacaacatGAACCGGCATTTCTTTTCATCGCAAACGCAGGACAACAGTGCCAAGGATTGTGGGATACTGGAGGACTTGGGAAGCAATGCTCATCCTGCAGATTCACATAAACATTTGCAGATGGACCGTGGCGTATCGATATCTCATTTGCATTCACATACAAATGCACTCACTCCGGATCCCACTGATTCGGATCAGGACTCGGACTACTTGCGTCACACTCTCACAGACATCGGTCCCTCAGACAAACTTTCATCCACACTGGACGACCGGCTCTACTCTAACCTGAGGACTCAAAGAGGGAGTCAAGAGTGTGTTGTGACCGTAAGTCGCACCTCACCAGATCTAGAAGAATAA
- the LOC122361922 gene encoding voltage-dependent calcium channel beta subunit-associated regulatory protein isoform X6, translating into MSLPYRRASPLTCRWRLVLRRTTFFFWCCCVCSPGGRWFFCPFCWSSVTAAAEERGVTPDVTIRLESGESLSTSSCHGDTDTDHFLSASVTGRRVSFNEAAIYEQSAKDQEKGRRYTLTEGDFHHLKKARLTQLHMQPPALKILTIMECESPENGAPLDEQPDTHPALSIFQAVEGPVPDAAGLWSAQSPVSALPGNTLSSTHTSAKPARSHTIEVMNRSLPMDRDSTSCPAQGTMFHFLSKLRRHASLEGAGPFFSVKKWRLDTIQRAASLDTRIFPRTLIGSPRRRAFQRQRAASETLDQGEETLQCGVGDFLLQKPTAQPQKEPPRRLSAGSLDTAAGAPPALSRLEVEAVMELRVNTDEVTATTPTIPSTHGPLEVEDGEENGQKMMAEASGGGGEEYGPVIRQESLEQPSLYRDIWSLRASLEQYASSDLSSNDRDSTRSDPDSVCSAGASRAGVPSYQSQDIDDEIDGDSELPYDDAVREAEQRRNGRDSVDSERGSDGETNNRKLLQMDSGYASIEAPCKAPEEFRLFGSGSGKTASERRRFFTNSGRKGTVCESFEARLFKEELEDEASESSVSLEAATQPVTKPRPRFRRRDYSIDEKTEALFNEFLRHDPQFDQQGSPSLRHRHRSRIHLRKQWQRSKQYSDPGAARYSPSLERQRCYPLRRGDSANYPLDTRYHSTLPRIASAADEEASEGAASTESPEPEKSGPEVDSADPPSETRSSGPDLEENANNSSNNMNRHFFSSQTQDNSAKDCGILEDLGSNAHPADSHKHLQMDRGVSISHLHSHTNALTPDPTDSDQDSDYLRHTLTDIGPSDKLSSTLDDRLYSNLRTQRGSQECVVTVSRTSPDLEE; encoded by the exons ATGAGTCTCCCTTACAGACGCGCCTCACCACT gACGTGCCGCTGGCGTCTGGTTCTCAGGAGAACTACGTTCTTCTTCTggtgctgctgtgtgtgttcgCCGGGGGGACGCTGGTTCTTCTGTCCATTCTGCTGGTCTTCTGTCACCGCTGCTGCCGAGGAGAGAGGCGTTACTCCAG ACGTCACCATCAGACTGGAGAGCGGCGAATCACTGTCCACTTCCAGTTGCCATGGAGACACAGACACGGATCACTTCCTGTCCGCGTCGGTCACAGGAAGACGCGTGTCGTTCAACGAGGCCGCCATCTACGAGCAGAGCGCCAAAGACCAGGAGAAAGGTCGAAG GTACACGCTGACGGAGGGAGACTTCCATCACCTGAAGAAAGCTCGTCTGACGCAGCTTCACATGCAGCCTCCGGCGCTGAAGATCCTGACCATCATGGAGTGTGAGTCTCCGGAGAACGGCGCGCCGCTGGACGAGCAGCCCGACACACACCCGGCTCTGTCCATCTTCCAG gcggTGGAGGGCCCCGTGCCGGACGCCGCTGGACTGTGGAGCGCTCAAAGCCCCGTCTCTGCTCTGCCCGGAAACACACTGAGCTCCACACACACCAGCGCTAAACCGGCCCGCTCACACACC ATCGAGGTGATGAACAGAAGCCTGCCGATGGACAGAGATTCCACTTCCTGTCCAGCTCAGGGCACCATGTTCCACTTCCTGTCCAAACTCCGACGCCATGCCAGCCTGGAGGGAGCGGGTCCGTTCTTCAGCGTCAAGAAATGGAGGCTGGACACCATCCAGAGAGCGGCCAGCCTGGACACCAGAA TTTTTCCTCGTACTCTTATAGGTTCTCCACGGAGACGTGCATTTCAGAGGCAGCGGGCGGCCAGCGAGACTCTGGATCAGGGAGAAGAAACCTTGCAGTGTGGAGTCGGTGACTTCTTGTTGCAAAAACCAACCGCGCAGCCTCAGAAGGAGCCACCAAGACGCCTATCGGCCGGTTCTTTGGACACCGCTGCAGGAGCTCCTCCTGCCCTCAGCAG GTTAGAGGTAGAAGCTGTAATGGAGCTAAGGGTCAACACAGATGAGGTGACAGCCACAACTCCAACAATCCCCTCAACCCATGGACCTCTGGAAGTGGAGGATGGTGAAGAGAATGGGCAGAAGATGATGGCAGAAGCGTCGGGAGGCGGTGGTGAAGAGTATGGACCAGTGATCCGTCAGGAGAGTCTAGAGCAGCCCAGCTTGTACCGTGACATCTGGAGCTTGAGAGCGTCGCTGGAGCAGTACGCCTCTTCCGACCTGAGCAGCAACGATAGGGACTCTACTCGCAGCGATCCCGACAGCGTTTGCTCAGCAGGAGCATCGAGAGCAGGTGTCCCTAGCTACCAGTCCCAAGACATCGATGATGAGATAGACGGAGACAGCGAGCTTCCATATGATGATGCGGTCAGGGAAGCCGAGCAGAGGAGAAATGGACGGGACAGTGTGGACTCGGAGAGAGGCAGCGACGGAGAGACAAACAACCGGAAGCTTCTACAGATGGACAGCGGATACGCCTCAATCGAGGCTCCTTGCAAGGCTCCGGAGGAGTTCAGATTGTTTGGAAGCGGCTCTGGAAAGACGGCATCAGAACGTCGCCGCTTCTTTACAAATTCTGGCCGCAAAGGCACGGTTTGTGAGAGTTTTGAGGCACGGTTGTTTAAGGAAGAGCTGGAAGACGAGGCATCGGAGAGCAGCGTGAGTTTGGAGGCAGCGACTCAACCTGTGACCAAACCCAGGCCGCGCTTCCGCCGCAGAGACTACAGCATCGATGAGAAGACTGAGGCGCTGTTTAACGAATTCCTACGCCATGACCCCCAGTTTGACCAGCAGGGCTCGCCCTCATTGCGTCACCGGCATCGCTCCAGAATCCATCTCAGAAAGCAGTGGCAACGGAGCAAGCAGTACAGTGACCCAGGAGCTGCCCGATACTCGCCATCTTTAGAGAGACAGCGTTGCTATCCACTCCGACGAGGCGACAGTGCCAACTACCCGTTAGACACACGCTATCACAGCACCTTGCCTCGCATCGCTAGCGCTGCGGACGAAGAAGCCAGTGAAGGAGCAGCGAGTACGGAATCGCCCGAGCCAGAAAAATCCGGACCAGAGGTGGATAGTGCTGATCCACCCTCAGAAACAAGAAGTTCTGGTCCAGACCTGGAGGAAAATGCtaacaacagcagcaacaacatGAACCGGCATTTCTTTTCATCGCAAACGCAGGACAACAGTGCCAAGGATTGTGGGATACTGGAGGACTTGGGAAGCAATGCTCATCCTGCAGATTCACATAAACATTTGCAGATGGACCGTGGCGTATCGATATCTCATTTGCATTCACATACAAATGCACTCACTCCGGATCCCACTGATTCGGATCAGGACTCGGACTACTTGCGTCACACTCTCACAGACATCGGTCCCTCAGACAAACTTTCATCCACACTGGACGACCGGCTCTACTCTAACCTGAGGACTCAAAGAGGGAGTCAAGAGTGTGTTGTGACCGTAAGTCGCACCTCACCAGATCTAGAAGAATAA